A part of Hippea maritima DSM 10411 genomic DNA contains:
- a CDS encoding NAD(P)/FAD-dependent oxidoreductase encodes MSKKSFDVAIVGAGACGLACALHLKTTSVVVFDKKSGARKLSITGNNRCNLTNILPFDEFLESYGKNGKFLRDVYSYYFRNELLEELKGFGVEVKIENNKVYLSNMTSRQLANILLKETKKKAAFKPYESVNFLRKNNGLFEIRTQKGVYFSKVVVLACGGMSYPHTGSDGSCYNFAQGFNHEIVHPRPMEVAFCSSGCDIFKGLSFQSKKITLNVKGKKYKIRGDFIFTHFGISGPAIFELSKYDFNEAELVIDFLDTQREDFINGLHNYKGKVKNFACNFVPLRFATVLPFAQDRGCRLSKKQLNTVANFLSNFKLKVKKCGFDKAFVTAGGVSLKGVSPKTLESKLAERLFFCGEILNIQGPIGGFNLQFAFSSGVFVAKSINDMYL; translated from the coding sequence TTGTCTAAAAAATCCTTTGATGTTGCAATAGTGGGTGCGGGGGCTTGCGGGCTTGCCTGCGCCCTTCATCTTAAAACGACCAGTGTTGTAGTTTTTGATAAAAAAAGCGGTGCAAGAAAACTATCCATAACAGGTAATAACCGCTGCAATTTGACTAACATCCTGCCATTTGATGAATTTCTGGAATCTTATGGTAAGAATGGAAAGTTTTTGCGTGATGTATACTCATATTACTTTAGAAATGAACTTTTAGAAGAGCTAAAAGGTTTTGGCGTTGAAGTTAAAATAGAAAACAATAAAGTCTATCTTTCAAATATGACATCAAGACAACTTGCTAATATATTACTTAAAGAAACTAAAAAAAAGGCAGCCTTTAAACCATATGAATCGGTGAACTTTTTAAGGAAAAATAATGGTTTATTTGAGATTAGAACACAAAAAGGTGTATATTTTTCCAAGGTTGTTGTCTTGGCTTGTGGTGGTATGAGTTATCCTCATACCGGTTCTGATGGTTCTTGCTATAACTTTGCTCAAGGGTTTAATCATGAAATAGTTCACCCTCGACCCATGGAGGTGGCGTTTTGCTCATCTGGCTGTGATATATTTAAGGGGTTAAGCTTTCAGTCTAAAAAGATTACCCTGAATGTAAAAGGTAAAAAATATAAAATTAGAGGTGATTTTATATTTACACATTTCGGCATAAGCGGACCAGCTATTTTTGAGCTTTCTAAGTACGATTTTAATGAGGCTGAACTTGTTATTGATTTTCTTGATACCCAAAGAGAAGATTTTATTAATGGTTTACATAACTACAAAGGTAAAGTTAAAAACTTTGCCTGCAATTTTGTTCCTTTGAGATTTGCAACTGTTTTGCCATTTGCCCAAGATAGGGGTTGTAGGTTGAGCAAAAAACAGCTAAATACAGTAGCTAATTTTTTGTCTAATTTTAAATTGAAAGTTAAAAAATGTGGCTTTGATAAAGCTTTTGTTACAGCAGGTGGGGTTAGCCTAAAAGGTGTAAGCCCTAAAACACTGGAGTCCAAATTAGCAGAAAGGCTTTTTTTCTGCGGTGAGATTCTAAACATCCAAGGCCCCATAGGCGGATTTAATCTTCAATTTGCCTTCTCAAGCGGCGTGTTTGTAGCAAAATCTATAAACGATATGTATTTATAA